In Mobula hypostoma chromosome 10, sMobHyp1.1, whole genome shotgun sequence, a single genomic region encodes these proteins:
- the LOC134353195 gene encoding prolactin-releasing peptide receptor-like: protein MNRATMEEESAANDSAANGSSPVTFPGTDLLQRYKPFFILLYGALVAVACLGNAFLIGCIAADKKLHNATNFFIGNLSAADLLMCLCCVPLTLSYAFEPRGWLYGGFMCHLTSLLQSATVYVSVLSLTAIAVDRYMLVAHPVRRRIRLGACGTAVGGIWLLSLALAAPAAAHVRYLELRRAGSDVNVCEEFWRGMERERLAYSCLVMLGSYVVPLAAVTTSYWAISVRLRRSGVPEAGRQNQAAWNRKRRRVFALLAASAATFAACWLPLQTLNLVRDLDADFQILDVRYLNVAQVSCHWLAMSSSCYNPFIYASLHRKCRLRFFHRLRRCRWHGRAPPASRSTSLVN, encoded by the coding sequence ATGAACCGGGCGACCATGGAGGAGGAGAGCGCGGCCAATGACAGCGCGGCCAACGGCAGCTCGCCGGTGACCTTCCCCGGGACGGACCTGCTGCAGCGGTACAAGCCCTTCTTCATCCTGCTGTACGGCGCGCTGGTGGCCGTGGCCTGCTTGGGCAACGCCTTCCTGATCGGCTGCATCGCGGCGGACAAGAAGCTCCACAACGCCACCAACTTCTTCATCGGCAACCTGTCGGCCGCCGACCTGCTGATGTGCCTGTGCTGTGTGCCCCTCACCCTGTCCTATGCCTTCGAGCCGCGGGGCTGGCTCTACGGCGGCTTCATGTGCCACCTCACCTCGCTGCTGCAGTCCGCCACCGTCTACGTGTCGGTGCTGTCGCTGACGGCCATCGCGGTGGATCGCTACATGCTGGTGGCGCACCCGGTGCGTCGCCGGATCAGGCTCGGAGCCTGCGGCACGGCGGTGGGCGGCATCTGGCTGCTGTCGCTGGCTCTGGCGGCGCCGGCCGCCGCCCACGTCCGCTACCTGGAGCTGCGGCGGGCGGGCAGCGACGTGAACGTGTGCGAGGAGTTCTGGCGGGGCATGGAGCGAGAGAGGCTCGCCTACTCCTGCCTGGTGATGCTGGGCTCGTACGTGGTGCCCCTCGCCGCCGTCACCACCTCCTACTGGGCGATCAGCGTGCGCCTGCGGCGGAGCGGCGTGCCCGAGGCCGGCCGCCAGAACCAGGCGGCGTGGAACCGCAAGAGGCGGAGGGTCTTCGCGCTGCTGGCGGCGTCGGCGGCCACCTTCGCCGCCTGCTGGCTGCCCCTGCAGACCCTGAACCTGGTGCGCGACCTGGACGCCGACTTCCAGATCCTGGACGTGCGCTACCTCAATGTGGCGCAGGTCTCCTGCCACTGGCTGGCCATGAGCTCCTCCTGCTACAACCCTTTCATCTACGCCTCCCTCCACCGCAAGTGCCGGCTGCGTTTCTTCCACCGCCTCCGGCGCTGCCGCTGGCACGGCCGGGCGCCGCCGGCTTCCCGCTCTACCAGCCTGGTGAACTGA